In one Roseburia intestinalis L1-82 genomic region, the following are encoded:
- a CDS encoding transposon-encoded TnpW family protein yields MNNTATNTATCPTVRKQIGKTTYIVRVHFSQTAKETMEDKIKRMLREEVRKM; encoded by the coding sequence ATGAACAATACCGCAACCAACACCGCCACTTGCCCGACTGTCAGAAAGCAGATCGGCAAGACCACCTATATCGTCCGTGTCCATTTCAGCCAGACCGCAAAAGAGACAATGGAGGACAAAATCAAGCGTATGCTCCGTGAGGAAGTCCGCAAAATGTGA
- a CDS encoding IS3 family transposase (programmed frameshift): MTEQKQRRKPRKYTDEFKQQLVELYRSGKRRCDICREYDIATSLFDKWVKQASNSGSFHEKDNRTPEQEELIRLRKENQQLRMENDILKPSGADLRTKVNVIKANAHKYSVSAMCRVLQVNRSTYYYEAAAKKDESELTADIQEIFRKSRNHYGTRKIKKELADCGKQVSRRRIGRIMKQEGLVSSYTTAQFKPQKDRCNESKVENVLNRQFQNQPYRNVVVSDLTYVRVGNRWNYICVLIDLFNREIIGYSAGEHKTAELVKQAFMKVDGNLSEIHIFHTDRGNEFKNETIEELLETFHMERSLSHKGCPYDNAVAEATFKIIKTEFVWNETFHTQEELKIKLWDYVNWYNHHRIHSSLGYQTPVQYRKNNLKKFV, from the exons ATGACCGAACAAAAACAACGACGAAAACCTCGCAAATATACAGATGAATTTAAACAGCAACTGGTGGAACTATATCGTTCCGGCAAACGCAGATGTGATATCTGCCGTGAATATGACATTGCTACTTCCCTGTTTGACAAGTGGGTAAAGCAGGCATCCAATTCCGGTTCTTTCCATGAAAAAGATAACCGGACTCCGGAGCAGGAAGAACTGATCCGGCTTCGGAAAGAAAACCAGCAGTTAAGAATGGAAAATGATATTTTAAAAC CAAGCGGCGCTGATCTTAGGACGAAAGTAAATGTGATTAAAGCAAATGCCCACAAATACTCTGTATCAGCAATGTGTCGCGTCCTACAGGTAAACAGAAGCACCTATTATTATGAAGCAGCAGCAAAAAAAGATGAATCAGAACTCACTGCAGACATTCAGGAAATTTTTAGAAAAAGCCGGAACCATTATGGTACACGAAAGATCAAGAAAGAACTGGCTGATTGCGGGAAACAGGTATCAAGACGCAGGATTGGACGGATTATGAAACAGGAAGGTCTGGTATCAAGCTATACTACAGCACAGTTTAAACCGCAAAAAGACAGATGTAATGAATCAAAAGTAGAGAATGTGTTGAACCGACAATTTCAAAACCAGCCATACCGCAATGTAGTGGTAAGTGATTTGACCTACGTAAGGGTAGGAAACCGCTGGAATTATATTTGTGTACTGATTGATCTTTTTAACAGGGAGATTATTGGATACAGTGCAGGAGAACATAAAACAGCAGAACTTGTAAAACAGGCATTTATGAAAGTAGACGGAAATCTGTCGGAAATCCATATTTTCCACACAGACCGTGGAAATGAATTTAAAAACGAGACAATTGAAGAACTGTTAGAAACGTTCCATATGGAACGCTCCCTGAGCCATAAGGGATGTCCTTATGACAATGCAGTGGCAGAAGCTACGTTCAAGATTATAAAAACAGAATTTGTATGGAATGAAACATTCCATACGCAGGAAGAACTGAAGATAAAACTATGGGATTATGTAAACTGGTATAATCATCACCGCATACATTCTTCCTTAGGGTATCAAACGCCTGTACAATATCGGAAAAATAACCTAAAAAAATTTGTCTGA
- a CDS encoding YfkD family protein, translating into MRKIKTILGIVFSLAIVTTMNTTVFAANDSGIPERRGVYIRECVGYEPNYTNIDYTHKLLGSVSGDNTQGSSPMQITYQYEQSGTTTASIAGYANGTTEANVVFAKMQAEVGVEVTGSRSWTKGTSAGVSYSIAPGKFEVLNVYIPAVRTAGRLKYKVYMDGYPENVFYEYKTLTESYAPQKNSVHYKVTTSSYSAIKVPKGMTVYTPTGVYKAQ; encoded by the coding sequence ATGAGAAAAATCAAAACAATATTAGGGATAGTTTTTTCTTTAGCTATTGTAACAACAATGAACACTACTGTTTTTGCAGCTAACGATTCAGGAATACCAGAACGTAGAGGAGTATATATACGAGAATGTGTAGGTTATGAGCCTAATTATACGAATATTGATTATACTCATAAATTATTAGGTTCTGTTTCAGGCGATAATACTCAAGGCTCAAGTCCTATGCAAATTACATATCAATATGAACAAAGCGGAACAACCACCGCATCTATTGCGGGTTATGCCAATGGCACAACAGAAGCAAATGTTGTTTTTGCAAAAATGCAGGCGGAAGTAGGAGTTGAAGTTACCGGTTCACGTAGTTGGACAAAAGGAACATCAGCGGGTGTCTCATATAGTATTGCACCGGGGAAATTTGAAGTGTTAAATGTTTATATTCCTGCTGTTAGAACAGCTGGTCGTTTAAAATACAAGGTTTATATGGACGGCTATCCTGAAAATGTTTTTTATGAATATAAAACATTAACAGAATCTTATGCACCACAAAAAAATTCTGTCCATTATAAAGTAACAACTTCTAGCTACTCAGCCATAAAAGTTCCAAAGGGAATGACGGTATACACGCCAACAGGAGTATATAAAGCACAATGA
- a CDS encoding AAA family ATPase has protein sequence MEGKSVSCYVKLSQREQVLAEFEERGKLSEEKKRLLAYVDGLQNILKRNPYLNAGVGCGYQDFKDFACGRQFYVDKTHFIAEWVYRDAKVTLITRPRRFGKTTLLSTVETFLIRDLQTIRNILKS, from the coding sequence GTGGAGGGAAAGTCAGTCAGCTGTTATGTTAAGCTATCACAGCGGGAACAGGTACTGGCAGAGTTTGAAGAACGGGGAAAGCTTTCGGAAGAGAAAAAGCGGCTGCTTGCGTATGTGGATGGACTGCAGAATATTTTAAAACGAAATCCATATCTGAATGCGGGAGTCGGGTGCGGATATCAGGATTTTAAAGATTTTGCATGTGGCAGACAGTTTTATGTGGATAAGACACATTTTATTGCAGAATGGGTTTACAGGGATGCAAAAGTCACGCTGATCACGAGACCAAGAAGATTTGGCAAGACGACACTTCTTAGTACAGTTGAGACTTTTTTGATCCGAGATTTGCAGACCATCCGGAATATTTTGAAAAGTTAA
- the fsa gene encoding fructose-6-phosphate aldolase, with amino-acid sequence MKFFIDTANVEDIRKANDMGVICGVTTNPSLIAKEGRDFNEVIKEITSIVDGPISGEVKATTVDAEGMIKEGREIAAIHPNMVVKIPMTVEGLKAVKVLSAEGIKTNVTLIFTANQALLAARAGATYVSPFLGRLDDISTAGIDLIQDIVQIFDNYGLETEIIAASIRNPIHVTDCALAGAHIATVPYNVIVQMTKHPLTDAGIEKFQKDYRAVFGD; translated from the coding sequence ATGAAATTTTTTATTGACACAGCAAATGTAGAGGATATTCGTAAAGCAAATGATATGGGAGTGATCTGTGGTGTTACCACGAACCCATCCCTGATCGCAAAAGAGGGAAGAGATTTTAACGAAGTAATCAAAGAGATCACATCCATCGTAGACGGACCGATCAGCGGTGAGGTAAAAGCGACAACTGTTGATGCAGAGGGCATGATCAAAGAGGGACGTGAGATCGCAGCGATCCATCCGAACATGGTTGTAAAAATTCCTATGACAGTAGAAGGCTTAAAGGCAGTAAAAGTTCTCTCTGCAGAGGGCATCAAGACCAATGTAACACTGATCTTTACTGCAAATCAGGCACTCCTCGCAGCAAGAGCAGGCGCAACCTATGTTTCTCCATTCCTTGGAAGATTAGATGATATCAGTACAGCAGGCATCGATCTGATTCAGGATATTGTTCAGATCTTTGACAACTATGGACTTGAGACAGAGATCATCGCAGCATCCATCCGTAACCCGATCCATGTCACAGACTGCGCATTAGCAGGTGCACATATCGCAACCGTGCCGTACAACGTAATCGTCCAGATGACAAAACACCCACTGACCGACGCAGGAATCGAAAAATTCCAGAAGGACTATAGAGCGGTTTTCGGTGACTAA
- a CDS encoding aldose epimerase family protein produces the protein MSGIEFGKTKEGNTVTKYLLKNKNGMEVAVMDLGATIVSVLVPDREGVNRDVVLGYDTSQEYQDHTCYFGAVIGRNANRIGGAKVVLDGKEYQLEKNDNGNNLHSGKNGFNSVIWNVEQQKEDEITFSYLSKDLEQDFPGNMTAKVTYTVTDDNALSIAYEAVSDQTTVANFTNHAYFNLNGHDSGCMENQELEILASYYTPVKDGEAIPTGNVEKVAGTPMDFRKMKKIGQDIGVDFEQLKFVGGYDHNFVLDKADGTMQLAARARSEKSGICMDVYTDCVGIQLYAGNFIGKQTGKGGASYDSRHAFCLETQYFPNAVNEPNFKSPVLHVGETYHSQTKYCFSVK, from the coding sequence ATGAGTGGTATTGAGTTTGGAAAAACAAAAGAAGGAAACACAGTTACAAAATATCTGCTGAAAAATAAAAATGGTATGGAAGTTGCTGTGATGGATCTTGGGGCAACGATCGTATCCGTGCTTGTGCCGGATCGGGAAGGTGTGAACCGTGATGTTGTGTTGGGATATGATACATCGCAGGAATACCAGGATCACACCTGTTATTTTGGGGCGGTGATCGGACGCAATGCAAACAGGATCGGCGGTGCGAAAGTTGTTTTAGATGGAAAGGAATACCAGCTTGAAAAAAATGACAACGGGAACAACCTGCACAGTGGGAAAAATGGCTTCAATTCAGTCATCTGGAATGTGGAACAGCAGAAGGAAGATGAGATTACATTTTCGTATCTGAGCAAGGACTTAGAGCAGGATTTCCCAGGAAATATGACTGCAAAGGTTACATATACAGTAACAGATGATAATGCGCTCTCGATTGCCTATGAGGCGGTTTCCGATCAGACCACAGTTGCGAACTTCACGAACCACGCTTATTTTAATCTGAATGGTCATGATTCCGGATGTATGGAAAATCAGGAGCTTGAAATTTTAGCATCCTATTATACGCCGGTAAAAGATGGCGAAGCGATTCCTACCGGTAATGTGGAAAAGGTTGCCGGAACACCGATGGATTTCCGCAAAATGAAAAAAATCGGTCAGGACATCGGAGTAGATTTTGAACAGCTTAAGTTTGTCGGTGGATATGACCACAATTTTGTGTTAGATAAGGCTGATGGGACAATGCAGCTTGCAGCCCGCGCAAGATCAGAGAAATCCGGTATCTGTATGGATGTCTATACGGACTGTGTCGGTATCCAGCTGTATGCCGGAAATTTCATTGGAAAACAGACCGGAAAAGGCGGTGCATCTTATGATTCCCGCCACGCATTCTGTCTGGAAACACAGTATTTTCCGAATGCAGTGAATGAACCGAATTTTAAATCCCCGGTTTTACATGTGGGAGAAACTTATCATTCTCAGACAAAGTATTGTTTTTCTGTGAAGTAA
- a CDS encoding Maff2 family mobile element protein — MGFFTTSVTGLKTVVTAIGAGVGVWGVINLLEGYGNDNPGANAHVR; from the coding sequence ATGGGCTTTTTTACAACATCAGTAACAGGACTTAAAACAGTAGTAACCGCAATCGGTGCAGGTGTCGGCGTATGGGGAGTTATCAATCTTCTGGAAGGATATGGTAACGATAATCCCGGTGCAAATGCTCATGTGCGGTAA
- a CDS encoding L-ribulose-5-phosphate 4-epimerase, with the protein MLEELKKQVYEANMELPRRGLITYTWGNVSGIDRESGYFVIKPSGVDYDALSPDDMVVMDLEGNKIEGRYKPSSDTATHIELYKKYEEIGGIVHTHSPEAVAWAQAGRDIPLYGTTHADYFFGPIPCARNLTPEEIEEAYEKNTGLVIIETFETRGIKPMYTPAVLCKNHGPFTWGKDAAEAVHNAVVLEEVAKMAKNTELLNPKVLPAPDCIKEKHFYRKHGANAYYGQN; encoded by the coding sequence ATGTTAGAGGAATTAAAAAAACAGGTCTATGAGGCAAATATGGAACTGCCGCGGCGCGGGCTGATCACCTACACATGGGGAAATGTCAGCGGAATTGACAGAGAGAGCGGATATTTTGTGATCAAGCCAAGCGGTGTGGATTATGATGCATTATCCCCGGATGATATGGTTGTCATGGACTTAGAGGGCAATAAGATCGAGGGAAGATACAAACCGTCATCTGACACGGCAACGCATATTGAACTTTATAAAAAATACGAAGAGATCGGTGGAATCGTACATACCCATTCCCCGGAAGCTGTCGCATGGGCGCAGGCAGGAAGAGATATCCCTCTTTATGGAACCACACATGCAGACTACTTTTTCGGTCCGATCCCGTGTGCAAGAAACCTGACGCCGGAGGAGATCGAGGAAGCCTACGAGAAAAATACCGGATTAGTCATCATCGAGACATTTGAGACAAGAGGCATCAAACCGATGTATACACCGGCGGTACTCTGTAAGAATCACGGACCGTTTACCTGGGGAAAAGATGCCGCAGAGGCAGTCCACAATGCAGTTGTGTTAGAGGAAGTTGCCAAAATGGCAAAGAATACAGAACTTTTGAACCCGAAAGTACTTCCGGCGCCGGACTGCATCAAAGAAAAGCATTTTTACCGTAAACACGGCGCAAATGCATATTACGGTCAAAATTAA
- a CDS encoding relaxase/mobilization nuclease domain-containing protein translates to MATFKHISSKNADYGAAEQYLTFEHDEFTMKPTLDENGRLVPREDYRLATLNCGDEDFAVACMRSNLRYGKNQKREDVKSHHYIISFDPRDGTDNGLTVDKAQSLGEEFCKEHFPGHQAIVCTHPDGHNHSGNIHVHIVINSLRIEAVPLLPYMDRPADTKCGMKHRCTDAAMEYFKSEVMEMCHRENLYQIDLLHGSKNRVTEREYWAQKKGQLALDKANAPMIADGITPRQTKFETDKAKLRQTIRNTLDRASTFDEFSALLLQSGISVKESRGRLSYLTPDRTKPITARKLGDDFDRTAVLALLEQNAHRAAEQTTPIPEYPGSMTGHLQREKSAKIAPKQDGLQRMVDRETKRAEGKGVGYDRWASLHNLKQMAATHNFLMENGLLDLDKLDAAVESSRKALSEARESLRGIEQTIADKKNLRKVVSDYRRTRPTIEEHKKLKGKKTETYYRANEADFIIYEATLRQLKVLAPGKKLPAISKLNTEIEALISEKNAAYNTYRTAKAEHEQLATAKRNTEQILHGTPSRQKKHEQER, encoded by the coding sequence TTGGCAACATTCAAACATATCAGCTCTAAAAATGCCGACTACGGGGCAGCCGAGCAGTACCTTACCTTTGAGCATGACGAGTTTACCATGAAGCCTACCCTTGATGAAAACGGGCGGCTTGTCCCCCGTGAGGACTACCGCCTTGCCACGCTGAACTGCGGCGATGAAGATTTTGCCGTAGCCTGTATGCGCTCCAATCTCCGCTATGGCAAAAACCAAAAACGGGAAGATGTGAAGTCCCACCACTATATCATCAGCTTCGACCCACGGGACGGAACGGACAACGGCTTGACCGTTGATAAGGCACAATCGCTGGGCGAGGAATTTTGCAAAGAGCATTTCCCCGGACACCAAGCCATTGTCTGCACCCACCCGGACGGACACAATCACTCTGGCAACATTCATGTGCATATCGTCATAAACAGCTTGCGGATTGAAGCTGTCCCGCTTCTGCCCTACATGGACAGACCAGCGGACACGAAATGCGGCATGAAGCACCGCTGCACAGACGCAGCTATGGAATATTTCAAGTCCGAAGTCATGGAGATGTGCCACCGGGAAAATCTGTATCAGATTGACCTCTTGCATGGCAGTAAGAACCGAGTGACCGAGCGTGAATACTGGGCGCAGAAGAAAGGGCAGCTTGCCCTTGATAAAGCCAATGCCCCGATGATAGCGGACGGTATCACGCCCCGGCAAACCAAGTTTGAAACCGACAAGGCGAAGCTGCGGCAGACCATACGCAACACCCTTGACCGGGCAAGCACCTTTGACGAATTTTCAGCTTTGCTTTTGCAGTCGGGAATCTCCGTCAAGGAGAGCCGGGGGCGGCTGTCCTATCTCACGCCGGACAGAACCAAGCCCATTACCGCCCGGAAGCTGGGGGATGATTTTGACCGTACCGCCGTCCTTGCCCTTTTGGAGCAGAACGCCCACAGAGCCGCCGAACAGACCACACCCATACCCGAATACCCCGGTAGCATGACGGGGCATTTGCAGAGGGAAAAATCCGCCAAAATCGCCCCGAAACAGGACGGTTTACAGCGCATGGTTGACCGGGAAACGAAACGAGCCGAGGGCAAGGGCGTAGGCTATGACCGCTGGGCTTCCCTGCACAATCTCAAACAGATGGCGGCTACCCACAACTTTCTCATGGAGAACGGATTGCTTGACCTTGACAAGCTGGACGCAGCCGTGGAGAGCAGCCGGAAAGCCCTTTCCGAAGCAAGGGAAAGTCTGCGGGGCATTGAGCAGACCATAGCCGACAAGAAAAATCTGCGAAAGGTTGTCAGCGATTACCGCCGAACCCGCCCGACTATTGAGGAACACAAGAAGCTGAAAGGCAAAAAGACAGAAACCTACTACCGGGCAAATGAAGCAGATTTCATCATCTATGAAGCCACCCTGCGCCAGCTAAAGGTGCTTGCACCGGGAAAGAAGCTGCCTGCCATTTCCAAGCTGAATACGGAGATTGAAGCCCTCATTTCCGAGAAAAACGCAGCTTACAACACCTACCGCACCGCCAAAGCCGAGCATGAGCAGCTTGCCACCGCCAAGCGGAACACCGAGCAGATACTACACGGCACACCGAGCCGTCAGAAAAAGCACGAACAGGAGCGTTAA
- a CDS encoding transketolase, which translates to MTITELKQTAVEVRKGIVTATHAAKSGHPGGSLSATEIFTYLYFEEMNIDPKNPKMEDRDRFVLSKGHTAPGLYSALANRGYFPVKDLETLRHTGSYLQGHPDMKHIPGVDMSSGSLGQGISCAVGMALAGKMDHKDYRVYTLLGDGEIEEGQVWEASMFAGHRKLDNLVVIVDNNNMQIDGTLDEVCSPDPIDKKFEAFNFHVIHVADGNDFAQLAEAFKEARETKGMPTAIIAHTLKGKGVSYMEGQVGWHGKAPNDEEYAIAMEELGKAGEALCQK; encoded by the coding sequence ATGACTATCACAGAACTGAAGCAGACTGCAGTCGAGGTTCGCAAGGGCATCGTGACTGCAACGCATGCTGCGAAGTCGGGGCATCCGGGGGGATCGCTTTCGGCGACAGAAATTTTTACATATTTATATTTTGAAGAGATGAATATTGATCCAAAAAATCCGAAAATGGAGGATCGTGACCGCTTTGTCTTATCGAAAGGACATACGGCGCCGGGACTTTATTCTGCGCTGGCAAACCGCGGATATTTTCCGGTGAAGGATTTGGAGACATTGCGTCATACCGGTTCCTATTTACAGGGACATCCGGATATGAAGCATATTCCGGGAGTGGATATGTCATCCGGTTCTTTAGGACAGGGAATTTCCTGTGCGGTCGGAATGGCACTTGCAGGAAAGATGGATCACAAAGATTACCGTGTTTATACGCTGTTAGGTGATGGCGAGATCGAGGAAGGCCAGGTGTGGGAGGCATCCATGTTTGCCGGACACCGTAAGCTTGACAATCTGGTAGTGATCGTCGACAATAACAACATGCAGATTGACGGAACATTAGATGAAGTCTGCTCACCGGATCCGATCGATAAAAAGTTTGAGGCTTTTAATTTCCATGTGATCCATGTCGCAGATGGAAATGATTTTGCACAGCTTGCGGAGGCTTTTAAAGAGGCAAGGGAGACAAAAGGCATGCCGACAGCAATCATCGCACATACCTTAAAAGGAAAAGGTGTTTCTTATATGGAAGGTCAGGTAGGCTGGCACGGAAAAGCACCGAACGATGAGGAATATGCGATTGCAATGGAAGAACTGGGAAAGGCGGGTGAAGCATTATGTCAGAAGTAA
- a CDS encoding response regulator: MKNSMTANAFEEDRKRALEVGMDGYIAKPIHMESVLDALQEGLAGKH; the protein is encoded by the coding sequence TTGAAGAATTCGATGACTGCCAATGCGTTTGAGGAGGATCGCAAGCGTGCACTTGAGGTAGGTATGGATGGTTATATCGCAAAGCCGATCCATATGGAGAGTGTGTTAGATGCGCTGCAGGAGGGGCTTGCAGGGAAACATTGA
- a CDS encoding PD-(D/E)XK nuclease domain-containing protein, translated as MVPVISISFGNCKGADYKQAVKGIADSFYNMYEAHRCLLKSTRLEAEDLKEYKSLRELFRAGDTGRIEIAIQRLCRLVYLHYQILPVILGDEYDTPLLEAYTDGYWSEMIGTCRQLFHSTFKENPYYARALIIGVTRVSKNSLFSDLNNLETDTVTCEAYSDCFGFTEQEVMDALKCQNMDTMHDVKEMYDGFIFGKQKDMYNPWSICNYMRSGELQSYWINTSSNKLIGEIIRRHPVRSKHEIEQLMAGEIIHKEINENVTFQYLDGDENSLWSLFLAVGYIKAENVVKQGESTWCDMSVTNREVMGMFRYEILAMFENGNAVYNDFTKALLSHRMEDLNDILLDIAYTSMSYFDVGKCPPERTSENFYRGLVLGLIVSLRDQYRIVSNRESGQGRYDIAMYPLERNKDAFIMEFKVFDAKKERSLEQTAANALKQIEEKNYEADLIAAGIGRGQIYKRYCSEVNL; from the coding sequence ATGGTTCCTGTTATTTCCATCAGTTTTGGGAACTGTAAGGGAGCAGACTATAAACAGGCGGTAAAAGGAATTGCAGACAGTTTTTATAATATGTATGAAGCACACAGATGTCTGCTGAAAAGCACCAGACTGGAAGCGGAGGATCTAAAGGAATATAAGAGTCTGAGAGAACTGTTCCGTGCGGGAGATACCGGAAGGATTGAAATTGCAATACAGAGGCTGTGCCGTCTCGTCTATCTGCACTACCAGATCCTGCCGGTCATTTTAGGGGATGAATATGATACACCTCTGCTTGAAGCATATACGGATGGGTACTGGAGTGAGATGATCGGTACCTGTCGTCAGTTATTTCACAGTACATTTAAGGAAAATCCTTACTATGCGAGGGCTTTGATTATCGGAGTGACGAGGGTTTCAAAGAATTCGCTGTTTTCGGATCTGAATAACCTTGAAACGGATACGGTTACCTGCGAGGCTTACAGTGATTGCTTCGGTTTTACGGAACAGGAAGTAATGGATGCATTAAAGTGCCAGAACATGGATACGATGCATGATGTGAAAGAAATGTATGATGGATTTATTTTTGGAAAACAAAAAGATATGTATAATCCGTGGTCCATCTGTAATTATATGAGGTCCGGGGAATTGCAGTCCTACTGGATCAATACCAGCAGTAACAAACTGATCGGGGAGATCATCCGCAGACATCCTGTGCGTAGCAAACATGAGATCGAACAGCTTATGGCAGGGGAAATCATTCATAAAGAGATCAATGAAAATGTCACGTTTCAATATCTTGACGGTGACGAGAACAGTTTATGGTCACTTTTTCTGGCAGTTGGCTATATTAAAGCGGAAAATGTTGTAAAGCAGGGAGAGAGCACATGGTGCGATATGTCGGTCACAAACCGGGAAGTGATGGGAATGTTCCGCTATGAAATCCTTGCGATGTTTGAAAATGGAAATGCCGTTTATAATGATTTTACAAAAGCACTGCTCTCACACCGCATGGAAGATCTGAATGATATTTTGCTGGATATTGCATACACTTCCATGAGTTATTTTGATGTTGGAAAATGTCCCCCGGAGCGTACATCGGAAAATTTTTATCGTGGACTGGTGTTAGGACTCATCGTATCTCTGCGGGATCAATACCGGATCGTATCAAACAGGGAAAGCGGACAGGGGAGGTATGATATCGCAATGTATCCGTTAGAGAGAAATAAGGATGCATTTATCATGGAGTTCAAAGTGTTTGATGCGAAAAAAGAACGGAGTTTAGAGCAGACAGCCGCGAATGCATTAAAGCAGATCGAAGAGAAAAATTATGAGGCGGATCTGATCGCGGCAGGCATCGGACGGGGACAAATCTATAAACGTTACTGTTCAGAGGTAAACTTGTAA
- a CDS encoding plasmid mobilization protein, with protein MRGHHAQKGGQPPMKRYNTPHRSRVVKTRLTDEEYADFTARLAPYGMSQSEFIRQAITRATIRPIVTVSPVNDELLAAVGKLTAEYGRIGGNLNQIARYLNEYGVPYNALSCEVRVAISDLAALKFEVLQKVGEAVGNIQTYQL; from the coding sequence GTGAGAGGACACCACGCACAGAAAGGAGGTCAACCACCTATGAAACGATATAACACGCCCCACCGCAGCAGGGTAGTCAAGACCCGGCTGACCGATGAAGAATACGCCGATTTTACCGCCCGGCTTGCCCCTTATGGTATGAGCCAGTCCGAATTTATCCGGCAAGCCATTACACGGGCAACCATACGCCCCATTGTTACCGTTTCCCCGGTCAATGATGAATTGCTTGCCGCTGTCGGGAAGCTGACCGCCGAATACGGCAGGATCGGCGGCAACCTCAATCAGATTGCCCGGTATCTGAACGAATACGGTGTGCCGTACAACGCCCTGTCCTGCGAAGTCCGAGTCGCCATTTCCGACCTTGCAGCCTTGAAGTTTGAAGTCTTGCAGAAAGTAGGTGAAGCCGTTGGCAACATTCAAACATATCAGCTCTAA
- a CDS encoding transketolase family protein, translating into MSEVKMIATRESYGNALAELGKEKENLVVLDADLAAATKTGIFKKAFPERHIDCGIAEANMTGIAAGLSTCGKVPFVSTFAMFAAGRAYEQVRNSIGYPHLNVKIGATHAGISVGEDGATHQCNEDIGLMREIPGMVIINPSDDVEAKAAVRAAYEYVGPVYLRFGRLAVPVINDNPEYKFEIGKGVELRKGKDITIFATGLCVSETLKAAETLAANGIDAQVINIHTIKPLDEELVLKEAKQTGRVYTVEEHSIIGGLGSAVAELLGEKCPTKITRIGVKDVFGESGPAKELLHKYELDAEGIAKRIMEEQKSC; encoded by the coding sequence ATGTCAGAAGTAAAAATGATCGCGACCAGAGAAAGCTATGGTAATGCATTAGCCGAACTTGGAAAAGAAAAAGAAAATCTGGTTGTGCTGGATGCGGATCTCGCAGCGGCAACAAAAACAGGTATTTTTAAGAAAGCATTTCCGGAGCGCCATATTGACTGCGGGATTGCAGAGGCGAATATGACAGGAATTGCAGCAGGACTTTCCACCTGTGGAAAAGTACCGTTTGTCAGCACATTTGCCATGTTTGCAGCGGGACGTGCCTATGAGCAGGTGCGCAATTCAATCGGTTATCCACATCTGAACGTAAAGATCGGAGCAACACATGCAGGCATTTCTGTCGGCGAAGATGGAGCAACACATCAGTGCAATGAAGATATCGGACTGATGCGTGAAATTCCGGGCATGGTTATCATTAATCCGAGTGATGATGTGGAAGCGAAGGCAGCTGTGCGTGCGGCTTACGAGTATGTGGGTCCGGTTTATCTGCGTTTTGGACGTCTGGCGGTTCCGGTCATCAATGATAATCCGGAATATAAGTTTGAAATCGGTAAAGGTGTGGAACTGCGAAAAGGAAAAGATATCACGATCTTTGCGACAGGTCTTTGTGTGTCGGAGACGTTAAAAGCAGCAGAAACTCTGGCTGCAAATGGTATCGACGCACAGGTCATCAATATTCATACGATCAAACCGTTGGATGAGGAACTGGTGTTAAAAGAAGCAAAGCAGACCGGTCGTGTGTATACGGTGGAGGAGCATTCGATTATTGGAGGACTTGGCAGTGCAGTGGCAGAGCTCCTCGGTGAAAAATGTCCGACAAAAATCACAAGAATCGGTGTAAAAGATGTGTTTGGAGAGTCCGGACCGGCAAAAGAATTGCTTCATAAATATGAACTGGATGCAGAGGGCATTGCAAAACGTATTATGGAGGAACAAAAATCATGTTAG